The following are encoded together in the Culex pipiens pallens isolate TS chromosome 1, TS_CPP_V2, whole genome shotgun sequence genome:
- the LOC120415930 gene encoding uncharacterized protein LOC120415930 — MRCIVSTCEQDIRAEDSDLVVHRIPKKEPRRQQWIDAVIEGVRRSGGLQYDVDRVQEHLRVKDPRICSAHFLPEQYNVENENRWLKKDAYPIIFPPDVAPPLPKTNKCALKFCSNVLSLLDHPSNALSGHRIPKNEPRRSRWIRAIMAGLQTCGHEFDRRMLSNSSARICSAHFLPEQYTGRDGGPRLLERDAVPCVFKLEAPLPFDTGARTTAVIRKFSR, encoded by the exons ATGCGATGCATTGTGTCGACCTGCGAGCAGGACATCCGGGCGGAAGATTCCGACCTGGTGGTACACCGTATACCGAAAAAGGAACCTCGTCGGCAGCAGTGGATCGACGCCGTCATCGAGGGTGTCCGCCGCAGCGGAGGACTCCAGTACGACGTGGACCGCGTGCAGGAACATCTGCGCGTTAAAGATCCCCGCATCTGTTCGGCCCACTTTCTACCGGAACAGTACAACGTTGAGAACGAGAATCGATGGTTGAAAAAGGATGCCTATCCGATTATCTTCCCGCCGGATGTGGCACCGCCGTTGCCGAAGACCAACAAG TGTGCGCTCAAATTTTGCAGCAACGTTCTGAGCCTGTTGGACCATCCGTCAAACGCCCTATCGGGCCACCGGATTCCCAAGAATGAGCCGCGTCGGTCACGCTGGATCCGGGCCATTATGGCGGGCCTGCAAACCTGTGGCCACGAGTTTGACCGGCGAATGCTAAGCAATTCGTCGGCCCGGATTTGCTCGGCCCACTTCCTGCCGGAACAGTACACGGGGCGGGATGGTGGCCCGCGGCTTCTCGAGCGGGACGCCGTTCCGTGTGTGTTCAAGCTGGAGGCCCCGCTGCCGTTTGATACGGGCGCGCGAACTACGGCGGTCATCCGAAAG TTTTCGCGGTAG
- the LOC120415919 gene encoding uncharacterized protein LOC120415919 — protein sequence MADQRNLPAANMVKQCSACGHNSTSYKGSFIRVPREEDKRRMWLVRLGIVEDDEPLPIRTFFVCQDHFDMKRDFKPVGGGIRLRSGTLPWRNLANGEHSYHGLDAQPSAGKSSAECVCRCCLKRKIRSFMGPESRPAFSQTNDFDLCSAPTIRKLPVGAFLCWFCRGTSGLKALFSGGSALFPVLLDQIYTVTGILLNSAKNEDALICKGCQLQVEQSWAFRLRARACFGPDGMFISSKKDHTKRETAQPARVVPETVANVSNPIPMRNVSKRVALPKAVLTAKVVQKAVRSVPKPVRTVSKQLAVQEPEHFLFEVEPLDEPEVKRIKLEPPSEEYEPLHFKTEPVLVKIENFRHPRTMTEIEELTRCRLCFSPNNLTDAVFPATGDPNEELMGMIYACTSVRISFERDFPCAVCSSCVRIVNQFYAFRRKCRSNDRELKRTRGEKGFDEGSEEEDDEGNDPLGSGRMKWEAGGDDRFYGKMKQQIQSYLKKQVAELEKRALAMVREGLKNTNGGDVSGVQASALQMTVEGAFGGNDMMEQNDSTGYDAFQDYDGDDEPLEDDKPKDDSKNSLLTDGTDWKTKYETLQKNNDLLQKAFRDQRSKLKDTEQLLKTVKRQKSSGNFTDTSNAPEGVGFKTHPAIPEVSLQFLQDLNYKSGPGEKGDRCFISKLAVAVFGVDTLVNSSVTGRPSNAHRDLPPKPSLCPQKMAAIGLKLFERVQLEVGVANQEELLARTTDRLVRLTVCQKSMNLRKQFFKHNGSSSADGTGTGMDEEYLEEQVPATKKRRR from the exons ATGGCGGACCAACGGAACCTGCCCGCGGCAAACATGGTGAAGCAGTGCAGCGCCTGTGGCCACAACTCGACCTCGTACAAGGGAAGCTTCATCCGGGTGCCCCGCGAGGAAGACAAACGCCGGATGTGGCTAGTCAGGCTGGGGATCGTCGAAGATGATGAACCACTTCCGATCCGGACGTTTTTCGTGTGCCAGGACCACTTTGAC ATGAAGAGGGATTTCAAACCTGTTGGCGGCGGAATACGGCTCCGTTCAGGGACACTACCGTGGCGCAATTTGGCCAACGGAGAGCACTCCTACCACGGGTTGGATGCCCAACCATCGGCAGGAAAGAGCAGTGCGGAATGTGTTTGCCGGTGCTGTCTCAAGCGGAAGATTCGATCGTTCATGGGTCCTGAAAGTCGGCCAGCGTTCAGCCAAACCAACGACTTTGACCTGTGTTCGGCGCCAACCATCCGGAAGTTACCTGTCGGTGCGTTCCTGTGCTGGTTTTGTCGGGGAACCAGCGGGCTGAAGGCGCTCTTTTCCGGTGGCAGTGCACTGTTTCCTGTTTTGCTGGACCAAATCTACACCGTGACGGGAATTCTGCTAAATTCCGCCAAAAATGAGGACGCGCTCATCTGCAAGGGATGTCAGCTGCAGGTCGAGCAGAGCTGGGCCTTCCGGTTGCGTGCCAGGGCTTGCTTCGGACCGGACGGAATGTTTATTAGTTCGAAGAAGGACCACACTAAACGGGAAACTGCGCAGCCAGCTCGGGTGGTGCCAGAAACGGTCGCGAATGTGTCAAATCCGATACCAATGAGGAACGTTTCGAAACGGGTTGCGCTGCCAAAGGCAGTTCTTACGGCAAAGGTAGTCCAGAAAGCAGTTCGCAGTGTTCCCAAGCCGGTACGAACTGTCTCAAAGCAATTGGCTGTCCAAGAACCGGAACACTTTCTCTTCGAGGTGGAACCGCTGGACGAACCGGAAGTTAAGCGCATCAAGCTGGAACCACCGAGTGAGGAGTACGAACCCTTGCATTTCAAAACGGAACCCGTGCTTGTCAAGATCGAAAA TTTCCGACATCCGCGCACGATGACCGAGATTGAGGAACTAAC CCGGTGCCGGTTGTGCTTCTCGCCGAACAACCTGACGGACGCGGTATTTCCCGCCACGGGCGATCCCAACGAGGAGCTGATGGGGATGATTTACGCGTGCACCTCGGTCCGGATCAGCTTCGAGCGGGACTTTCCGTGCGCCGTGTGCAGCAGCTGCGTCCGCATCGTGAACCAGTTTTACGCGTTCCGGCGCAAGTGCCGCAGCAACGACCGGGAGCTGAAACGGACGCGCGGGGAGAAGGGTTTCGACGAGGGGAGTGAGGAGGAGGATGACGAGGGGAACGATCCTTTGGGGAGCGGAAGGATGAAGTGGGAAGCTGGAGGAGATGATCGGTTCTATGGGAAGATGAAGCAACAGATTCAGAGTTATCTGAAGAAGCAGGTTGCCGAGCTTGAGAAGAGGGCGTTGGCCATGGTTCGAGAGGGACTAAAGAATACGAATGGAGGAGACGTTTCCGGAGTTCAAGCCAGCGCATTACAAATGACTGTTGAGGGTGCTTTTGGAGGAAATGACATGATGGAACAGAACGATTCTACCGGATACGATGCATTCCAAGACTACGATGGAGATGATGAACCACTAGAAGACGATAAACCTAAAGATGACAGCAAAAACAGTCTGTTGACCGACGGAACGGACTGGAAGACGAAATACGAGACACTGCAGAAGAATAATGACCTGCTTCAGAAAGCATTCCGGGATCAGCGCAGCAAACTGAAGGACACCGAGCAGCTGCTGAAAACTGTCAAACGGCAGAAATCTTCCGGAAATTTCACGGATACGTCCAACGCTCCCGAGGGCGTTGGTTTCAAGACACATCCGGCCATTCCGGAAGTATCgctgcagttcctgcaggaCCTGAACTACAAATCTGGCCCCGGGGAAAAGGGTGATCGATGCTTTATCAGCAAGCTTGCGGTGGCCGTGTTTGGGGTTGACACGCTGGTGAACTCCAGCGTTACTGGACGGCCGTCGAACGCACACCGGGACCTGCCACCGAAGCCATCGCTGTGTCCGCAGAAAATGGCCGCCATTGGAC TGAAGCTCTTCGAGCGTGTCCAGCTGGAGGTGGGCGTCGCAAACCAGGAGGAGCTGCTGGCCCGAACGACGGACCGGCTCGTGCGGCTGACCGTGTGCCAAAAGTCGATGAATCTGCGCAAGCAGTTTTTCAAGCACAACGGCAGTAGCAGCGCCGACGGAACGGGCACCGGGATGGACGAGGAGTATCTGGAGGAGCAAGTGCCTGCGACGAAGAAGCGTCGGCGTTAG
- the LOC120416407 gene encoding titin-like: MDPKPEEDADLLEVMPSQPSAPPPPLASSAGPSAGRIRSKNCDVRGCNSNSLRNPELLFVAVPGQNAPERRFVWLTLMQAIRDKKRSYVCSRHFAVPEDFKDFHEFITAPPGYKRQLMVKRGVVPHFNMPPLNIPGLPPLNDHWQLTLPVGMTETDQIRQARVSEMFGGGHLQGPAETSVASNNRSVACTNPQASPVKRAVKAVQTETVFSSGQRKMQASLQYCRLCLQRQDLEPIFTGDQTLIEPDLIDKIYGCTQILITIENDFPSSICTNCYQNVQHFITFRRSVQKNDQSLRSTAATIGTFKPAPCPPLPAPTSSSPAAVTAVPARTKTIGKVTPMRPVPTASAPVRASLASPQCPGIVPLAPWSLPKSQTVQQQPASQRPRVYAPQRTIIRKLPLDQSKDTSGNAADIDPFANVEESSVAGWDNQQEGVQMADRVVPVTLIRVQPEREEEEEEDDEVVEVPNEPEQTQPAEDNSRRNFLQPKPLEQLLENARKSATETEPEVLQAVELIPSAVAQEVVKQRNAPKIFLRKAPVPTKRLSPVSTLSKVKDTPKFSTVPKVVRAVKFPGTLTTLFSGVRKPAKSLKSTASPELTKFKAVVSPKPVESPKPESSVPEKQKPAPQPKPKAPTPTAQVLKEVKVPEESPKAPIRPKPKLLSSTKPKQKENEPTRPKPKQKENDILESPQSETSTVPEVASPRSARARKIPAKFQDTVGFPMPIIVIKPDPDTPSKDDETPRAKLPEVKSASELPELRVRVQDARARHSAGKPAEAIPKTRLSAGKTQTPVITKEPEKKVQAVKVKEVEKKTVTPVLKSKEPVKSVAKSAPVPPSKPKEVEKKSSKVQIAVKEKVMRGRPSKEAPPEEPPTRSTKRKSIPDAKESPRTKRASLETAPPKVSKPNGSRQSAPAKTSPAAPVATPAPRASACPFCSNRTFDEKKALVKHLRKRHGMDYATVRQRLAIYGGNW, encoded by the exons ATGGACCCGAAACCCGAGGAGGATGCGGATCTGCTCGAGGTGATGCCGTCGCAACCGTCGGCACCGCCACCACCACTAGCTTCATCGGCAGGCCCCTCGGCGGGGCGTATTCGATCAAAGAACTGCGACGTACGCGGGTGCAACTCGAACAGTTTGCGCAATCCGGAGCTGCTGTTTGTGGCCGTTCCGGGACAAAATGCACCGGAGCGGCGGTTCGTGTGGCTTACGCTGATGCAGGCCATTCGGGACAAGAAGCGGAGCTACGTCTGCTCGCGCCACTTTGCG gtaCCAGAAGACTTTAAGGACTTTCACGAGTTCATTACGGCTCCGCCTGGTTACAAGCGTCAGCTTATGGTGAAGAGGGGTGTCGTGCCCCACTTCAACATGCCCCCATTAAATATTCCCGGTCTGCCGCCGTTGAACGACCATTGGCAGTTGACCCTGCCGGTCGGGATGACGGAAACGGATCAAATTCGACAGGCAAGGGTTTCCGAGATGTTTGGCGGGGGTCATCTTCAGGGTCCGGCCGAAACGTCGGTCGCTAGTAACAACAGATCAGTGGCTTGCACTAATCCACAGGCCAGTCCGGTTAAGCGTGCCGTAAAGGCCGTTCAGACGGAAACGGTCTTCTCGAGCGGACAACGCAAGATGCAAGCTAGTTTGCAGTATTGCAGATTGTGCCTTCAACGGCAGGATTTGGAACCGATATTCACCGGTGATCAGACGCTCATTGAGCCCGATTTGATTGATAAAATTTACGGATGCACGCAAATTTTG ATCACCATAGAAAATGACTTTCCGTCCTCGATCTGCACCAACTGCTACCAGAACGTACAACACTTCATCACGTTCCGCCGGTCCGTTCAGAAGAACGATCAATCGCTCCGATCGACAGCGGCCACCATCGGAACATTTAAGCCGGCCCCATGTCCACCACTTCCGGCACCGACTAGTTCTTCACCCGCCGCGGTCACAGCCGTGCCGGCTCGAACCAAAACCATTGGCAAAGTGACACCGATGCGACCAGTTCCAACAGCTTCCGCACCGGTTCGCGCCTCGTTGGCTTCTCCGCAGTGTCCCGGAATCGTCCCGTTGGCACCCTGGAGCCTGCCAAAGTCACAGACCGTTCAGCAACAGCCGGCATCACAGCGTCCTCGAGTGTACGCACCGCAGCGTACGATAATCCGGAAGCTGCCATTGGATCAATCTAAAGACACTTCCGGGAATGCTGCTGACATTGATCCGTTCGCAAACGTTGAAGAAAGTTCCGTCGCAGGATGGGACAACCAGCAGGAAGGTGTTCAAATGGCCGATCGCGTGGTGCCTGTTACACTGATCCGGGTTCAACCGGAACGGGAAGAGGAAgaagaggaggacgacgaaGTCGTTGAAGTCCCAAATGAACCTGAACAGACGCAACCTGCAGAGGACAACTCTCGACGAAACTTCCTGCAACCGAAACCGCTCGAACAGCTACTGGAAAATGCCCGCAAATCTGCAACCGAGACGGAACCGGAAGTTCTGCAAGCGGTTGAGCTGATTCCATCAGCTGTTGCGCAGGAAGTGGTCAAGCAGCGAAACGCTCCCAAGATTTTCCTGCGAAAGGCGCCTGTCCCAACGAAACGGTTAAGCCCGGTTTCCACCCTTTCGAAGGTTAAGGACACGCCCAAGTTCAGTACCGTTCCCAAAGTCGTACGAGCCGTCAAGTTTCCGGGCACGCTTACTACGCTGTTTTCCGGAGTTCGGAAACCGGCAAAGTCACTGAAAAGCACTGCCAGTCCGGAACTGACAAAATTCAAAGCTGTAGTCAGCCCGAAACCCGTTGAAAGTCCCAAGCCGGAATCGTCAGTTCCAGAGAAGCAGAAACCTGCACCGCAACCCAAGCCGAAAGCTCCGACACCAACAGCGCAGGTTCTCAAAGAGGTTAAAGTTCCAGAGGAATCTCCGAAAGCGCCAATCCGACCGAAACCGAAGTTGCTTTCATCGACGAAACCGAAGCAGAAAGAGAATGAACCAACCCGACCGAAACCTAAGCAGAAGGAGAACGACATTCTGGAAAGTCCACAATCCGAAACCTCCACCGTACCGGAAGTAGCTTCGCCCCGTTCGGCTCGAGCACGCAAAATTCCCGCCAAATTCCAGGACACGGTCGGCTTTCCGATGCCCATAATTGTGATCAAGCCAGATCCGGATACCCCATCAAAGGACGATGAGACGCCGCGAGCGAAACTTCCGGAGGTTAAATCCGCATCCGAGCTGCCGGAACTACGAGTGCGCGTCCAGGATGCCAGAGCACGGCATTCCGCGGGTAAGCCTGCCGAGGCCATTCCAAAAACGCGCCTTTCCGCTGGGAAGACGCAAACGCCGGTGATAACGAAGGAACCTGAGAAAAAAGTTCAAGCCGTCAAGGTGAAGGAAGTGGAGAAAAAGACGGTTACTCCGGTTTTAAAGTCCAAGGAACCCGTGAAAAGCGTTGCGAAGTCGGCGCCGGTCCCACCGTCAAAACCCAAGGAAGTCGAGAAGAAATCTTCAAAGGTACAGATCGCCGTCAAAGAAAAAGTCATGCGGGGGCGTCCATCGAAGGAGGCACCGCCGGAAGAGCCTCCGACACGTTCAACCAAGCGGAAATCCATTCCTGACGCGAAGGAATCACCACGGACGAAGCGCGCTAGCTTGGAAACGGCGCCACCGAAAGTTTCCAAACCGAATGGTTCCCGACAAAGCGCACCGGCGAAAACTTCACCTGCTGCACCCGTAGCGACTCCGGCGCCACGAGCCTCCGCCTGTCCTTTCTGCTCGAATCGAACGTTCGACGAGAAGAAAGCGCTGGTCAAGCACCTGCGGAAGAGGCACGGCATGGACTATGCAACGGTGAGACAGCGGTTAGCGATCTACGGCGGAAACTGGTGA